In Rhizobium sp. BG4, the genomic stretch CGTCTCGCGCGGCGTCAGACGGTCGTGGCGGCGATCTTCGGGAAGGCCGAGCTCGTGCTTGTTGGCAAGCCAGGTCAGCTGCGCGGCAAGCTTTTCGCGCTTACGCTCGGTCGCATTGATCGACATCGTGAAGCCGCGGGCATCGACGGTCTGGACATGACCTTCGACACGGCCGAGATGATCGATATAGGCGACAACGCGTTCATTGGAGCGAGGGCGGCCGATGCAGGTGACGTACATATCGCCCGGCGACATGTCGATAACCATGCATTCGTACTCTTCGTAATTCGCAAGCATCAGGCGGCCCTGCATATTGATGGGCACGCGCTGAAAAACACCCTGTTCAGGGCGCGGCGCTCTCTGCGTCTGGGCTTGCTGGAACGAGTGCATGAAAGCGCTTCTTTATAAAATGATATGCTGGGATCATTACCCGCAACACATTAACAGAAGGTTGTCTGACTGCCCCTGATTACAGCTTCCGGAATGGGTTCCGGTTGTATCGTTCCGGGACAGTCAGCGGGCGCCTGAACCAGGACGGAACGAAGAGACGACGCGGCCGAGAATTCCGGCCAAACCCTGCTGGCGCGGCGTGCGCGGAGCGGCGGGCCAGACGCCGTCGGGTGCCCCCTGGAAGCTGCGCAACGCCCGGCAGCGATCGAGAACCAGGAAGTCGAGCGGCACGACTTCGAGCCAGGTTGCAACGGTCATCGCGGCAATGACGCCAAGCATCCGCTCGCAGTTACCATCTTCCGAGCGCAGCGGCATGAGCGCGATCTCGAAAGCGGCGCGATGGCCGGCGGTGCTATAACCGGTGGCATTGATCAGGGCAGGCATCGTGTGGCGCATGGCGCCGGCAATGGTGGCTTCGATCGTCGCGCTATATCCATCGCCGAAGAGATCCGAGAAGCTTTCGTCGCGCAGATCGCGGCCGAACAGGTCCGAAATCTTGGCTCCCGCGAGGCGGAAAGTGATGATGTCGTCGCCGCTCTTTTCGAGGATGAAAAGGCTTGGCAGGAAGTGACCCAAACTGGACGGCTCGATCTGCGACTTCAACGGCGCTTCGCCGGCGCCGCGCAAGCGGTTCCAGTAGTCGTAAACATCGATGACGGTCTGATGACGCACGGGACACCCAATCTGTTTCATTACAGTCCAGAAACGGGCCTTCATGGCCCATCTGAGGTTTACCCTGCGGGTTTCATGCCAGTTCGGAGCCGTTAAGGTTAAAGAAGGGTTTCGATTGTGCTGGTGCAGGCTTCATGGGACTGTCGCTCATCACTTCGGCAACGAAGTTCAGCACACAAACTCATCGGGCACGGGGTCATCCCCGGGGGACGCTCGGCCGCCGTCCGGTTCTTCCGGACGGCTTTTTTTTTGCCCGGCGCTCCTGTAAGGCTTTGGCCTTCAAAGGCGAGGGCAAAGATGGACGATCAATCGGCGGGACGGCAGGTCAACGAGGAAGAACGGATTCCAAAGCGAGAGCCGATCTTCAATCTGCCGGGCATTCTCGTCGCGACGCTCGCGCTGCTCGCCATCATCTATGCCGTCCAGACGCTGGTTCTTTCCGATCAGGCTGTCGAGTGGCTGCTCGTCACCTTCGGCTTCATCCCCGCCCGCTATGTCATGCCGCTTACGGAGCAGGGGCTTGAGTGGCTCTGGAGCCCTGTGACCTATTCGCTGCTCCACGGCAGCATCGAACATATCCTCTTCAACGGCCTGTGGCTGATGGCCTTCGGTGCG encodes the following:
- a CDS encoding PAS domain-containing protein, with the translated sequence MRHQTVIDVYDYWNRLRGAGEAPLKSQIEPSSLGHFLPSLFILEKSGDDIITFRLAGAKISDLFGRDLRDESFSDLFGDGYSATIEATIAGAMRHTMPALINATGYSTAGHRAAFEIALMPLRSEDGNCERMLGVIAAMTVATWLEVVPLDFLVLDRCRALRSFQGAPDGVWPAAPRTPRQQGLAGILGRVVSSFRPGSGAR
- a CDS encoding PilZ domain-containing protein translates to MHSFQQAQTQRAPRPEQGVFQRVPINMQGRLMLANYEEYECMVIDMSPGDMYVTCIGRPRSNERVVAYIDHLGRVEGHVQTVDARGFTMSINATERKREKLAAQLTWLANKHELGLPEDRRHDRLTPRETKSELTLEDGTRYVCRIMDLSLSGAAVDVEARPPLGSAVRLGNMRGRVVRHFSEGVALEFLSLQSRETLREFL